In the Salmo trutta chromosome 13, fSalTru1.1, whole genome shotgun sequence genome, AATATTAGTCAGCCTGATTACTGGGCTGATAAGGTTTTCCAGGACTCATAAAGGAAAACCATTGTTCTGAGTGTTGTGGCATGGCTCCTGCTCAGAGTGAAAGTTGTTGAAAGTGGAAAGTTCCTGTCtcaaaacacgcacacacacacacacacacacacacacatacacacacgcacaccatacCCCACCAATTGACCAGAGAAACCCCATATGGCCAAACCTAGAGAGCACACTGCCCATGCATGAGTAGGTCTTCTGGAATGATGCTTCTCTACATGTGTTGCCAAGGTGATCGATAACATTCACAGCTCGTCAGCTGTGTGCTGTTCTGACATGGATGCAGCAGGCTTACGTAACATGATTGCAATCCAATGGTTCAGGGTGTATGTAGTACAACGATGGGCATTTTGTCCCAGAGTGAGTTAGTGTCAATTTGTTTGGCTCATTTCTACAAAGCGTCCATTCTCATAGCTTTAGGTTTTTATCATTAGGAGATGCAGCAGCGTAGAGAATGGACCCTGTCTGATGTGGATGAGGACGGTACTGGAAGATGGAGTTGCTTTAGTGGAACAATTATTCTTCCTACATTACAGTATAGATGACTCATGTTTCGATTGCTTTCATCATCACTATatcaagaaaaaaaagaaacagaaaacagcCTAGCTGCTCCACAATACAGGTCTACACCGGACATCCTGGGGTTGCCTGTGACGGAGGAAGGTTTCACTGTATATGGCGGCTCATCCTCCTATTCAAGTTCATTaaaaaaacacacccacacagccaGCTAGTTATAGAGAGGGTTGGCTGCTAATTCTCTGAATAGCCATGATCCTTTGTAAAGCCATTTTAGAAGAGACAAACACAATTACTGCAGCCTACTCAGCTCTTTACAACACCTTTTCATCTGAAAATCCAGAAATAACCAATTGTGGGCATGGAAGCAGTTCAATCTATAGAACCACTGCAATGTGTTGTCTATAAATATAGCACAACAGAATTGTACAagctgtgtacagtcgtggccaaaagcttTGAGAacgacacaaatatacattttcacaaggcctgctgcctcagtttgtatgatggcaatttgcatatactccagaatgttatgaagagtgatcagatgaattgcaattaattgcaaagtccctctttgccatgcaaatgaactgaatccccaaaaaacatttccactgcatttcagccctgccacaaaaggaccagctgacatcatgtcagtgattctctcgttaacacaggtgtgagtgttgacgaggacaaggctggagatcactctgtcatgctgattgagttcgaataacagactggaagcttcaaaaggagggtggtgcttggaatcattgttcttcctctgtcatccatggttacctgcaaggaaacacgtgccgtcatcattgctttgcacaaaaagggcttcacaggcaaggatattgctgccagtatgattgcatctaaatcaaccatttatcgaatcatcaagaacttcaaggagagcggatCAATTGTtctgaagaaggcttcagggtgcccaagaaagtccagcaatcgccaggaccgtctccaaattgattcagctgcggaatcggggcaccaccagtacagagctttctcaagaatggcagcaggcaggtgtgagtgcatctccacgcatagtgaggcgaagacttttggaggatggcctggtgtcaagaagggcagcaaagaagccacttctctccaggaaaacatcaggaacagactgatattctgcaaaaggtacagggattggactgctgaggactggggtaaagtcattttctctgatgaatcccctttccgattgtttggggcatccagaaaaaagcttgtccagagaagacaaggtgagcgctaccatcagtcctgtgtcatgccaacagtaaaggatcctgagaccattcatgtgtggggttgcttctcagccaagagagtgggctcactcacaattatGCCTAAGAATTgaagccatgaataaagaatggtaccaacacatcctccgagagaaacttatcccaaccatccaggaacagtttggtgatgaacaatgccttttccagcatgattgAGCACCTTTCCATaaagcaaaagtgataactaagtggctcggtgaataaaacatcaatattttgggtccatggccaggaaactccccagaccttaatcccattgagaacttgtggtcaatcctcaagaggcgggtggacaaacaaaaccccacagattctgacaaactccaagcattgattatgcaagaatgggctgccatcagtcaggatgtggcccagaagttaattgacagcatgccagggcggattgcagaggtcttgaaaaagaagggtcaacactgcaaatattgactctttgcatcaacttcatgtaattgtcaataaaagcctttgacacttatgaaatgcttgtaattatacttcagtattccatagtaacatctgacaaaaatatctaaagacactgaagcagcaaactttgtggaaattaatatttgtgtcattctcaaaacttttggccacgactgtatattatCAAAATGTATGAGTCACAATATAAAACATGTATGTATGGGAATGTGTCCAGTATTTGAAGCATCAAACATTTCTGCTGCACTGCAGAAGTTATGGATATCAGTCTTAATGTGTTTGTATGCCAATGATGTTCAAGCTGCCCTTTATCTTAGGATTCTTTGTCATCAGTTTTTGAGACTAAATAAATACTGTTTTAGAAATAGCACAGTATATAGATGTAGACtgaaacatactgtacagtgcTATTATACATATAAGTATATATAGTATAAAATATATGATTTGGACTTTAAATGTCTTTTACACACAGATCTACAGCACATCACCTCAGATAGCCATATATGACAATTACAGTAAGGAGATTGACAGTTTTTGTCAGTTTTAACAGTTTATATTCCCTCTGGCCCAGACTTCTTGAAACCCACCTGCAACACATATTATTTACTTCCTTATTTATTTCAGTACAGACTAGTCACATTTCACTACTCTAAAATTAAACAAGAAAACACTTTTGTTATAAACAATGTGTTAACACTATTTAAACGATTGGTCTTATGGTAATGGTTTATTTGGAGTTATTCTTCATATAGTCATAACTTGAGCCGAGCCCATCTGTGGAATGTGCATGTTATCATGTTTGTGTCACATTTCACAGTGCATATGAAACACTTCACAACAAACATATTGCTTTTCAAGCTTCTGAATTTCCTTTACATCAGCAACCTACGGTATGTAATACAACTTTGATGTTATAGTCAGAAGTAACAATCATTACTATGTTATTTCTCATACAGATACAGATAAAGTACTGTAGACTGGTAAAGATACAATAACGTAAGAAACCCTTTCAGCTCTATTCTGTGAAATGATGCCATACTATCCATTGtcaatataaaataaatacatacatctATAGTTCATTATTGTAAACATTTAAACAGAGGGGAACATACAGCTACTGTAATGCACCTTGACTGAGAAAAATCTGTTTAAAAACTGCATACACGCTGTTAGAGTCATTGGCTTCAGTTCAGTACATATACATCATTAATAAGCCTGCAGTCTGGAAGCAGCAGAGATGTGTTTTTAGTATGTCTTTGTTCACAGTGCTCCCTTCATGACCTCTCACACACAGTCTACCTTCACTTGGTTGTTGTTGGTTATTAAAGGGGATGGCTTGACTCTCTCCACAGCGTCGTTGGAACTGTCAGGGAACAACAACGTCACAGTGCAAAGCGAGACAACTATCCGTTTGTACTCCCTCCGAAAGTTCTGGTTGAGCAGTCCATAGACGATGGCATTAAGGCAGCTGTTGAAGTAGGCCATGAAGTAGCTGAACACGAACAGCCACTCTGGAATCATGGGTATTACTGCGGCGGGGTTGACGGCCACTGCCAGTCCGATGAAGTTCAGTGGTGCCCAGCACACAGCAAACAGGACGAACACCACAAACATGGTGACAAAGTTCCTCACGTCATGCGGCGTGAGCCTAGGCCTGAACTCGGGCTTCACCCTCCGCCTCACCTGGATGACCAGGATCCAGATCCTCAGGTAGCAGTAGGTGACGATCATGATGGGCAGGATGAAGTGGAAGAAGACCACGGCGATGGTGTACGCTGAATTGGCCGACTGGACGAACGTACACGAATACACCCTGGGATCGTACTGCAGCGAGCCCACAAAGAAGTTGGGCACCAGGGCCACCACAGTCAACAGCCAGATGAGCAGGACATAACACAGGGAGTTCTTGTCACTGTACAGCTTGTGGTATTTAAGACTGTGACATATATAGCAGTAGCGGTTGATTGCGATGCCGGTGATATTGAAGATGGAGCCGATGACGCTGAGTCCCATAAGGAAGCCGCTGACCTGACAGTGAATGAAGCCCAGGTTCCAGCCGTTGttgaagatggaggagaggaccagAGGGTAGGGGTAGAAGGCTACCACCAGGTCTGCTACAGCCAGGCTCACCACAAACACGTTGCCTGGAAAACAAAGGAATGCtctgtttatttgtattttttaatctGCCTAATATCCTTATCTGAAAGGATCAACATTTTATACCCCTCGAAACCAGtactgttttgatatttcaagAGCTGTGTACAAGTACATGTTGATTCCCAACGCTTTCATTTAGGATTTGAAGGGATTTGAAATGATATAAAAAACAAATCAATGGATTATATTCCCCAGTCTATATTCCCCAGTCTATATTCCCCAATGGTAACAGGTTGACTGAAATGGAATGACctttactgctctctctctcttagaggGGATTTAACCACACATGGTGCTGAATCTCTGGGAAAAGTTTATCTCCTGCttgccccccctccccacacacacacacacacacacacacacacacacacacacacacacacacacacacacacacacacacacactagtcattTGAGCTATTATGATCAAATAAATGTCTTAGGCTATGTcataaatggcaccatatttcctgtaccctattctctatgggtcctggtcaaaagtagtgcactatatagggaatagggcgccattttggACACCACCATATTATGACCTATCCACTGGTGACCTGGACTGGAACTTGTTTTGCTATGTCTAGTCTCATTAATGCTAATCCTGGGGGACAGTGTGCCTGTCTGTTAGCAATGGTTTGGAACCATGACGCACTGTGGGGAATACATTTATAAAAGGTCCCAAAATGTGAGGTATGCCCTAGGCCCcttaaactcaactctggaccccaaagccagttccactgcctTTTTTAATTGTTCCCTTCAAATCAggaac is a window encoding:
- the mtnr1ab gene encoding melatonin receptor type 1A-A is translated as MIRNESGLTNGSSVAPNDTTLNRPPWVATTLGCFLIFTIVVDILGNLLVIISVYRNKKLRNAGNVFVVSLAVADLVVAFYPYPLVLSSIFNNGWNLGFIHCQVSGFLMGLSVIGSIFNITGIAINRYCYICHSLKYHKLYSDKNSLCYVLLIWLLTVVALVPNFFVGSLQYDPRVYSCTFVQSANSAYTIAVVFFHFILPIMIVTYCYLRIWILVIQVRRRVKPEFRPRLTPHDVRNFVTMFVVFVLFAVCWAPLNFIGLAVAVNPAAVIPMIPEWLFVFSYFMAYFNSCLNAIVYGLLNQNFRREYKRIVVSLCTVTLLFPDSSNDAVERVKPSPLITNNNQVKVDCV